Proteins encoded by one window of Acetivibrio thermocellus ATCC 27405:
- the pflB gene encoding formate C-acetyltransferase — MDAWRGFNKGNWCQEIDVRDFIIRNYTPYEGDESFLVGPTDRTRKLWEKVSELLKKERENGGVLDVDTHTISTITSHKPGYIDKELEVIVGLQTDEPLKRAIMPFGGIRMVIKGAEAYGHSVDPQVVEIFTKYRKTHNQGVYDVYTPEMRKAKKAGIITGLPDAYGRGRIIGDYRRVALYGVDRLIAEKEKEMASLERDYIDYETVRDREEISEQIKSLKQLKEMALSYGFDISCPAKDAREAFQWLYFAYLAAVKEQNGAAMSIGRISTFLDIYIERDLKEGKLTEELAQELVDQLVIKLRIVRFLRTPEYEKLFSGDPTWVTESIGGMALDGRTLVTKSSFRFLHTLFNLGHAPEPNLTVLWSVNLPEGFKKYCAKVSIHSSSIQYESDDIMRKHWGDDYGIACCVSAMRIGKQMQFFGARCNLAKALLYAINGGKDEMTGEQIAPMFAPVETEYLDYEDVMKRFDMVLDWVARLYMNTLNIIHYMHDKYAYEALQMALHDKDVFRTMACGIAGLSVVADSLSAIKYAKVKPIRNENNLVVDYEVEGDYPKFGNNDERVDEIAVQVVKMFMNKLRKQRAYRSATPTLSILTITSNVVYGKKTGNTPDGRKAGEPLAPGANPMHGRDINGALAVLNSIAKLPYEYAQDGISYTFSIIPKALGRDEETRINNLKSMLDGYFKQGGHHINVNVFEKETLLDAMEHPEKYPQLTIRVSGYAVNFIKLTREQQLDVINRTIHGKI; from the coding sequence ATGGATGCATGGCGCGGATTTAATAAAGGCAACTGGTGCCAGGAAATTGACGTTCGTGATTTTATAATTAGAAATTATACTCCTTATGAAGGCGATGAAAGCTTTCTTGTAGGACCTACGGATAGAACGCGGAAACTTTGGGAGAAGGTTTCCGAACTGTTAAAGAAAGAACGGGAGAACGGCGGGGTATTGGATGTTGATACCCATACAATTTCAACGATTACGTCTCATAAACCTGGATATATAGATAAAGAACTTGAAGTTATTGTCGGGCTTCAGACGGATGAGCCTTTAAAAAGAGCCATAATGCCGTTTGGCGGTATACGTATGGTGATTAAGGGAGCCGAAGCTTATGGCCACAGTGTGGACCCTCAGGTTGTTGAAATATTCACAAAGTACAGAAAGACTCATAACCAGGGAGTTTATGATGTATATACTCCCGAAATGAGAAAAGCCAAAAAAGCCGGGATTATTACAGGACTTCCCGACGCATACGGCAGAGGAAGAATAATTGGCGATTACAGAAGGGTTGCACTTTATGGCGTTGACAGGCTGATTGCTGAAAAAGAGAAAGAAATGGCAAGTCTTGAAAGAGATTACATTGACTATGAGACTGTTCGAGACAGAGAAGAAATAAGCGAGCAGATTAAATCTTTAAAACAACTTAAAGAAATGGCTTTAAGTTACGGTTTTGACATATCTTGTCCTGCAAAGGATGCCAGAGAAGCCTTTCAATGGTTGTATTTTGCATATCTTGCAGCAGTCAAGGAACAGAACGGCGCGGCAATGAGTATTGGAAGAATTTCGACTTTCCTTGACATATACATTGAAAGGGATCTCAAAGAAGGAAAACTCACGGAGGAGTTGGCTCAGGAACTGGTTGACCAGCTGGTTATAAAGCTGAGAATTGTGAGATTTTTGAGAACTCCTGAGTATGAAAAGCTCTTCAGCGGAGACCCCACTTGGGTAACCGAAAGTATCGGAGGTATGGCGCTGGATGGAAGAACGCTGGTTACAAAATCTTCGTTCAGGTTTTTGCACACTCTTTTCAACCTGGGACATGCACCGGAGCCCAACCTTACAGTACTTTGGTCCGTCAATCTTCCCGAAGGCTTTAAAAAGTACTGTGCAAAGGTATCAATTCATTCAAGCTCCATCCAGTATGAAAGCGACGACATAATGAGGAAACACTGGGGAGACGATTATGGAATAGCATGCTGTGTTTCTGCTATGAGAATTGGAAAACAGATGCAGTTCTTCGGTGCAAGATGCAATCTTGCAAAAGCTCTTCTTTACGCTATTAACGGCGGAAAGGATGAAATGACGGGAGAACAGATTGCTCCGATGTTTGCACCGGTGGAAACCGAATACCTTGATTACGAGGACGTAATGAAGAGGTTTGACATGGTGCTTGACTGGGTGGCAAGGCTTTATATGAACACCCTCAATATAATTCACTACATGCATGACAAATATGCCTATGAGGCGCTGCAGATGGCATTGCATGACAAAGACGTGTTCAGGACGATGGCATGCGGAATAGCCGGTTTGTCTGTGGTGGCAGACTCCCTTAGCGCGATAAAATATGCAAAGGTTAAACCGATACGCAATGAAAACAACCTCGTTGTTGACTACGAAGTTGAGGGTGATTATCCTAAATTCGGAAATAACGACGAACGTGTTGATGAAATTGCAGTGCAAGTAGTAAAAATGTTCATGAACAAGCTTAGAAAGCAAAGGGCTTACAGAAGTGCCACTCCGACCCTTTCCATACTTACCATAACTTCAAACGTGGTATATGGAAAGAAAACCGGAAACACTCCTGACGGCAGAAAAGCTGGAGAACCTTTGGCGCCGGGAGCAAATCCGATGCATGGAAGGGATATAAACGGAGCATTGGCTGTACTGAACAGTATTGCGAAGCTTCCCTATGAATATGCCCAGGACGGCATTTCATATACTTTCTCCATAATTCCAAAAGCTCTGGGAAGAGACGAGGAAACCAGAATAAACAATCTTAAATCAATGCTTGACGGATATTTCAAGCAGGGCGGCCACCACATAAATGTAAATGTGTTTGAAAAAGAGACACTGTTAGATGCCATGGAACATCCGGAAAAATATCCACAACTTACCATAAGAGTGTCCGGGTATGCAGTGAACTTTATAAAGCTTACACGGGAGCAACAGCTGGATGTTATTAACAGAACGATTCACGGAAAGATTTAA
- a CDS encoding IS30-like element ISCth3 family transposase: MAVQYKSTTTEHKFKHLSVYERGQIAALLKEGKSQRYIANKLGRSPSTISREIKRGTTMQMRTDLSTYKVYFPETGQAVYEKNRMNCGAKRKLAQVEDFLKFAEDKILREKWSPDAVVGLCRRDPKWQNSTIVCTKTLYNYIDLGLIKVRNIDLNLKLRLKSKIKRIRQNKRVVGKSIDQRPEEVQSRQTFGHWEIDTVTGKKSNDSVILTLTERKTRYELLFLLDAKDSNTVNEALSELKNCYGKDVSNVFRTITADNGSEFSRLSEMLQGLGIEAYFTHPYSSWERGTNERHNGLIRRFIPKGKAIKDFSEETIKRIQQWLNSLPRRILGYKTPEECFNEEIHNLVNKNISAIA, encoded by the coding sequence ATGGCTGTACAATATAAGTCTACCACAACTGAGCATAAGTTTAAACACTTAAGTGTTTATGAAAGAGGGCAGATTGCAGCTCTTTTAAAAGAAGGAAAGAGTCAACGTTATATTGCTAATAAACTAGGTCGCTCGCCAAGTACAATTAGCCGTGAAATTAAAAGAGGGACAACAATGCAGATGAGAACTGATTTATCGACATACAAAGTATATTTTCCTGAAACAGGGCAGGCAGTTTATGAGAAAAATCGTATGAATTGCGGAGCAAAGCGTAAATTGGCTCAAGTTGAAGATTTTCTTAAGTTTGCAGAAGATAAGATACTACGCGAAAAATGGTCTCCAGATGCAGTTGTTGGTTTATGTAGGAGAGACCCCAAGTGGCAAAATTCTACTATTGTATGTACCAAAACACTGTATAATTATATAGACCTGGGACTCATAAAAGTACGAAATATAGATTTAAATCTTAAACTACGTTTAAAATCTAAAATAAAAAGGATACGTCAAAACAAACGGGTTGTAGGGAAAAGCATTGATCAAAGGCCGGAAGAAGTACAATCACGTCAAACCTTTGGGCATTGGGAAATTGATACGGTAACAGGCAAAAAGTCTAACGATTCAGTAATTTTAACCTTAACTGAACGAAAAACCCGCTACGAGTTATTGTTTCTTTTGGACGCAAAAGACAGTAATACTGTTAACGAGGCACTTTCAGAACTTAAGAATTGTTATGGTAAGGATGTTTCAAATGTATTTCGCACTATAACGGCAGACAATGGTTCTGAATTTAGTAGACTATCCGAAATGTTACAAGGGCTAGGAATTGAAGCTTATTTCACTCATCCTTATTCCTCATGGGAGAGAGGAACTAATGAACGTCATAATGGACTTATTAGGCGTTTTATTCCTAAAGGAAAGGCTATAAAAGATTTTTCTGAAGAAACGATAAAACGGATACAACAATGGTTAAACAGCCTTCCACGAAGGATATTAGGTTACAAAACACCTGAAGAATGTTTTAATGAAGAGATACATAACCTGGTAAACAAAAATATATCAGCAATAGCCTGA
- a CDS encoding OadG family protein has protein sequence MKINWEAFSSGINVALLGLAGVFTVLILFYIITKLLLYFCNKFDKENSNPDNV, from the coding sequence ATGAAAATAAATTGGGAAGCATTCTCCAGTGGTATCAATGTAGCTTTGTTAGGACTTGCTGGAGTATTTACCGTTTTAATATTATTTTATATTATAACGAAACTCTTGCTATATTTTTGCAATAAATTTGATAAAGAGAACTCAAATCCTGACAACGTTTAA
- a CDS encoding 3'-5' exonuclease has product MNYIVYDLELNSKPFKSSIPNEIIEIGAIKLNENLQEIGMFSSFIKPKYFKKLFSVVKQKTKITQEQINSADSFRNVIKQFIRWIGDDYLLISWGHDDVLNLILNCKFNRIKIDWLKRNIDIQKQFSAIYHLPSGQRYSLENALALIGVEIDENLHRALTDAQYTAKIFKSIFDKLDLEVYNTVHIKDKYKRNIKKLIKTKPKLKQSKLVIEKSK; this is encoded by the coding sequence ATGAATTACATAGTATATGACCTGGAACTTAACAGTAAACCCTTTAAAAGCAGTATTCCCAATGAAATTATTGAGATTGGGGCAATAAAGCTGAATGAAAACCTGCAGGAAATAGGCATGTTTAGCTCTTTCATCAAGCCAAAATACTTTAAAAAACTTTTTTCCGTGGTTAAGCAAAAAACCAAAATTACTCAGGAGCAAATTAACAGTGCGGACAGTTTCAGAAATGTCATAAAACAATTTATTCGATGGATTGGAGACGACTATCTTCTAATCAGTTGGGGCCACGACGATGTACTCAATCTGATATTGAACTGTAAATTCAACAGAATAAAAATTGACTGGCTTAAAAGAAACATTGACATTCAAAAACAGTTTTCAGCAATTTATCATCTGCCGTCGGGTCAAAGATACAGCCTTGAAAATGCTCTGGCCTTGATTGGAGTTGAAATAGACGAAAATCTTCACCGGGCATTAACTGACGCCCAGTATACGGCAAAGATTTTTAAATCAATATTTGACAAACTGGATTTGGAAGTTTACAACACTGTTCATATAAAAGATAAATATAAAAGAAACATTAAAAAACTCATCAAAACCAAACCTAAACTTAAGCAAAGCAAATTGGTAATAGAAAAAAGCAAATAA
- a CDS encoding sodium ion-translocating decarboxylase subunit beta encodes MQELLKGILCMSWQNIAMFIIAGILIYLAIAKEYEPTLLLPIGFGTILANIPFSNALGEEGVLSILYNAGIKTELFPVLIFIAVGAMIDFGPLLKNPFMLFFGAAAQFGIFATMLVATLLGFDLAEAATIGIIGAADGPTSIVVAQKLAPGLIGPITVAAYSYMSLVPIIQPPVIKLLTTKKERLIRMEYTEEKVPKSVKILFPIIVTLLAGLIAPSSVALVGFLMFGNLIRECGVLERLSKSAQNELANIVTILLGITIGSTMVGEQFLNKRTLLIIGLGLVAFIFDTAGGVIFAKILNLFLKKKINPMIGAAGISAFPMSARVVQQLATKEDPTNFIIAQSISANVSGQLGSIVAGGMILALVPLFM; translated from the coding sequence GTGCAAGAGCTTCTTAAAGGTATACTTTGTATGAGTTGGCAAAACATTGCCATGTTTATTATTGCAGGTATACTTATTTACCTTGCAATAGCGAAAGAATATGAACCAACTCTTTTACTTCCTATCGGATTCGGCACAATTCTGGCAAACATACCTTTTTCAAATGCTTTAGGTGAAGAGGGTGTATTAAGCATCTTATACAACGCAGGAATAAAGACTGAACTTTTTCCGGTATTAATTTTTATCGCCGTAGGTGCGATGATTGATTTCGGTCCATTACTCAAAAATCCGTTTATGTTGTTCTTCGGTGCAGCCGCCCAGTTCGGTATTTTTGCTACAATGCTGGTTGCAACTTTACTCGGTTTTGATTTAGCTGAAGCTGCTACAATCGGTATCATTGGTGCTGCTGACGGTCCTACTTCCATAGTCGTTGCCCAAAAACTTGCTCCGGGTCTTATCGGTCCCATTACCGTAGCCGCATATTCTTACATGTCTCTGGTTCCGATAATTCAACCTCCGGTTATCAAACTCCTCACCACTAAAAAAGAAAGACTTATAAGGATGGAATACACCGAGGAAAAAGTACCAAAGTCAGTCAAAATTTTGTTTCCCATAATAGTTACATTGCTGGCCGGACTTATTGCACCATCCAGTGTCGCCCTTGTAGGATTCTTAATGTTTGGAAACCTTATCAGGGAATGTGGTGTGCTGGAGAGACTATCCAAATCCGCTCAAAACGAACTTGCCAATATTGTAACCATACTTTTGGGTATTACAATAGGTTCAACAATGGTAGGAGAGCAATTCCTTAATAAGCGTACATTGTTAATTATCGGTTTGGGACTGGTTGCTTTCATATTTGACACTGCCGGCGGAGTAATTTTTGCAAAAATATTGAATTTGTTCTTAAAGAAAAAAATAAACCCAATGATCGGTGCTGCAGGAATTTCCGCATTTCCAATGTCTGCTAGGGTTGTTCAGCAGTTGGCTACCAAGGAGGATCCTACAAACTTCATAATAGCACAATCCATTAGTGCAAATGTTTCCGGACAATTAGGTTCAATAGTTGCCGGTGGTATGATCCTTGCACTGGTTCCACTATTTATGTAA
- a CDS encoding sensor histidine kinase, with amino-acid sequence MDGNTLELIFSCANRNLCDGKIEKDEKEGKPGKIKCFNCNKKLCRFSNLTNTAIIKEKVPTMNIKKDLKKPYPLKLKKSGRKLLAERYYQILRRKYNCLYEIFNSIELPIVSISYPSFNIIGINNKAKKDVKLLRKCVAFVREVKKGNNILNALSKVYSCRNQKYLAEMLFTKSPVYLPNVEIDNNGRKIYYKLMHQPILNSRNKIVGFLIIPIDITQEIEQKKYIENLARFKDEFLYGITHEFKTPLVVISSALQAIEALCRDELTDRVKKYLNRIKQNTFRQIRLVNNLLDIARIEAGHIKIFKRNLDIVALTRLITESVSMFADLKGVQLLFYSNIDKKIIAIDEEKYERIMLNLLSNAIKFTPKDRSVYVEVSAKEGCVEIKVKDSGIGIPKDKIKTIFERFGQVDSSLSRNAEGTGIGLSLVRMFVNAMGGEISVTSEENIGSTFTVTLPDAVTECGYENDCFDDLRDERLIQAIKIEFSDIYFEEKEDKKKSLET; translated from the coding sequence TTGGACGGAAACACGCTGGAGTTGATATTCAGTTGTGCAAACAGAAACTTATGTGACGGCAAAATCGAAAAGGATGAAAAAGAGGGTAAGCCGGGAAAAATAAAATGTTTTAATTGCAATAAGAAGCTATGCAGGTTCAGTAATTTAACAAATACGGCAATAATCAAAGAAAAAGTTCCAACTATGAATATAAAGAAAGATTTAAAAAAGCCATATCCACTTAAATTAAAAAAATCCGGAAGAAAGCTGCTTGCTGAAAGATATTACCAAATTCTTAGAAGAAAATATAATTGCCTTTATGAGATTTTTAACAGTATTGAACTTCCGATAGTAAGTATATCCTATCCGAGTTTTAATATAATTGGAATTAATAATAAAGCCAAGAAAGATGTAAAGCTTTTGCGTAAATGTGTTGCATTTGTAAGAGAGGTTAAAAAAGGTAATAATATATTAAATGCTTTATCAAAAGTATATTCTTGTCGAAACCAAAAATATTTAGCTGAAATGCTTTTTACAAAGTCGCCGGTATATCTTCCTAATGTTGAAATTGATAATAATGGCAGAAAAATTTATTATAAATTAATGCACCAGCCGATTTTAAATTCTCGTAATAAAATAGTAGGTTTTCTGATAATTCCCATTGATATAACCCAGGAGATAGAACAGAAAAAATATATAGAAAATCTGGCCAGATTCAAAGATGAGTTTTTGTACGGCATAACCCATGAGTTCAAAACTCCTCTGGTAGTTATAAGCTCGGCTTTGCAGGCAATAGAGGCTCTTTGCAGAGATGAGCTTACCGACAGGGTAAAAAAATACTTAAACAGGATTAAGCAAAATACCTTCAGGCAAATAAGGCTTGTAAATAATTTGCTGGATATAGCCAGAATTGAGGCCGGTCATATCAAAATATTCAAGAGGAATCTGGATATTGTTGCTTTGACTCGTCTGATAACCGAGTCAGTATCAATGTTTGCCGATTTAAAAGGTGTACAGCTCTTGTTTTATTCCAATATTGATAAAAAGATTATTGCTATTGATGAAGAAAAATATGAACGGATTATGCTTAACCTGCTCTCAAATGCAATTAAATTTACCCCCAAAGATAGATCGGTATATGTGGAAGTTTCAGCTAAGGAGGGATGTGTGGAGATAAAAGTCAAAGACAGTGGAATAGGGATACCCAAAGATAAAATCAAGACCATTTTTGAAAGGTTCGGGCAGGTGGACAGTTCATTGTCAAGAAATGCCGAGGGTACAGGTATAGGATTGTCCCTGGTTCGCATGTTTGTAAATGCTATGGGCGGAGAAATTAGTGTGACGAGCGAAGAAAACATTGGCAGTACTTTTACAGTCACTTTGCCTGATGCCGTAACTGAATGCGGATATGAAAATGACTGTTTTGACGATTTGAGAGATGAGCGTTTGATACAAGCTATCAAAATAGAGTTTTCGGATATATATTTTGAGGAAAAGGAAGACAAAAAGAAAAGCCTTGAAACTTAA
- the pflA gene encoding pyruvate formate-lyase-activating protein, whose product MTLKGRIHSFESFGTLDGPGIRFVVFMQGCPLRCIYCHNRDTWDVNAGSEYTPRQVIDEMMKYIDYIKVSGGGITVTGGEPVLQADFVAEVFRLAKEQGVHTALDTNGFADIEKVERLIKYTDLVLLDIKHAREDKHKIITGVSNEKIKRFALYLSDQGVPIWIRYVLVPGYTDDEDDLKMAADFIKKLKTVEKIEVLPYHNMGAYKWEKLGQKYMLEGVKGPSAQEVEKAKRILSGK is encoded by the coding sequence ATGACATTAAAGGGCAGGATACACTCATTTGAATCTTTTGGGACACTGGACGGACCGGGTATAAGATTTGTGGTTTTCATGCAGGGCTGTCCCTTGCGTTGTATATATTGCCACAACAGGGATACCTGGGATGTTAATGCGGGGAGTGAGTACACTCCCCGGCAAGTAATTGATGAAATGATGAAATACATAGACTATATAAAGGTCTCCGGAGGCGGAATAACTGTTACCGGCGGGGAGCCTGTTCTCCAGGCCGATTTTGTGGCCGAGGTGTTCAGACTTGCAAAAGAGCAGGGAGTGCATACGGCGCTGGATACCAATGGATTTGCTGACATAGAGAAGGTTGAAAGGCTTATAAAATACACCGATCTTGTATTGCTGGATATAAAGCATGCCCGGGAGGATAAACATAAGATAATTACCGGTGTGTCCAACGAAAAAATCAAGCGTTTTGCGCTGTATCTTTCGGACCAGGGAGTGCCTATCTGGATAAGATATGTCCTTGTCCCCGGATATACCGACGATGAAGATGACCTTAAAATGGCGGCTGATTTCATAAAAAAGCTTAAAACGGTGGAAAAAATCGAAGTTCTTCCTTATCACAACATGGGAGCATACAAATGGGAAAAACTTGGTCAGAAATACATGCTTGAAGGAGTAAAGGGGCCGAGTGCGCAAGAGGTGGAAAAAGCAAAGAGGATTCTGTCAGGCAAATAA